In Streptomyces sp. NBC_01551, one DNA window encodes the following:
- a CDS encoding BTAD domain-containing putative transcriptional regulator — MRFEVLGPVTVRTDDGTPVPVPEAKVRALLAALLVHHGRPVAVDRLIDDLWGEDAPGNPGNTLQTKVSQLRRTLAGAEDGGRALVGYGPAGYTLRVSGEAVDAARFEELAGRAREESGVRTKSALLTRALGLWRGPAYADVRDAGFARAAVARLEEQRVTVREELAEARLELGEHAALADELNGLAGEHPLRQRLRAAQMRALYGAGRQSEALAVYGEVRTRFAEELGIDPGPELAALYEAILRQDPTAAAPVAPGAPGPGPGAPGAGPGAPGAGPGAPGPGPGAPGPRAGAAGAEPGAPGRRATTPGPEAPGRRATTPEPEAAAPEPWAMTAVPESEAAAPGAEAAGAEPGVPGRRAAAPGPGPGAAAPQAGAAAAGPEASGAGAAGAAAGAGVWVGGGLPASVGGLVGREEDVARVCAAVEAGRLVTLTGPGGVGKTRLALAAAARLADAPACSDGVWFVELAGARGSVAAVVAAALGVREDADGAGGSGARGEDAARERLAEAIGARGLLLVLDNCEHVVEAVATLAGELLRRAPGLRVLATSQEPLALSGEVLEAVAPLPEAEAVRLFAARAAAAAPGFTLSPDNSEAVALICRRLDGIPLALELAATRVRALGVHTLADRLHDRFRLLNQVRRDAPARQRTLRAVIDWSWELLKPDERVALRRLAVFCGGFTLESAEAVCAGGEIGTDEVLDLVTRLVDCSLVATAYGGDGARLRTLESVTAYGLERLAEAGAAEADAVRLRHAEHCTALAERAASHLHGPGQREWLRRLDDESHNLRAALDHAVAAGAGDLALRLVNALAWYWCLRGRIAEARAALDAALACATATGASGAAVAGAHARRAAFAALAGTPDGPGEADLESADARGRWLLEFARLGFADAGAGAGAGEDAGAREDGEAEEGGGAREGGEGPTAGGPTGGGHPGGGDPGEGHPARGHACAGLDRLVAQFRGVGDRWGEAAALNALATRALYRGDLAELRRNAEASAALFAELGDRWGQLQASEQLGVLAELAGDYPTAARLHREGVRSAQELELWTQVSFRLARQGRIALLTGDTTRAAELHERARRLAVEQSHRPAEQFAEIGLALGARRDGDLDAAEARLLPWLEWNRRLGVDSGAALVLAQLGYVAELRGDRGRAEERHREGLAAARRSGDPRALALAFEGLAGALPAGRAAHAATLLGAAAALRKSAGTPLPEAERADVDRATARLRTTLGDAAFTAAFTRGRTRPTEPDA, encoded by the coding sequence ATGCGTTTCGAGGTGCTCGGGCCAGTGACCGTACGGACGGACGACGGGACTCCCGTCCCCGTGCCCGAGGCGAAGGTACGGGCGCTGCTCGCCGCGCTGCTCGTGCACCACGGGCGGCCCGTGGCCGTGGACCGGCTGATCGACGACCTGTGGGGCGAGGACGCCCCCGGCAACCCCGGCAACACCCTCCAGACCAAGGTGTCCCAGCTGCGCCGCACCCTCGCCGGGGCCGAGGACGGCGGCCGCGCCCTGGTCGGGTACGGCCCGGCCGGCTACACGTTGCGGGTGTCCGGGGAGGCGGTGGACGCCGCCCGGTTCGAGGAACTCGCCGGCCGCGCCCGCGAGGAGTCCGGCGTACGGACGAAGTCGGCCCTGCTGACGCGGGCGCTCGGGCTGTGGCGCGGGCCGGCCTACGCCGATGTCCGGGACGCCGGCTTCGCCCGCGCGGCCGTCGCCCGCCTGGAGGAGCAGCGGGTCACGGTGCGGGAGGAGCTGGCGGAAGCCCGGCTGGAGCTGGGTGAACACGCGGCTCTCGCCGATGAGTTGAACGGGCTCGCCGGGGAGCACCCGCTGCGCCAGCGGCTGCGGGCCGCGCAGATGCGGGCCCTGTACGGCGCCGGGCGCCAGAGCGAGGCGCTCGCGGTGTACGGGGAGGTACGGACCCGCTTCGCGGAGGAACTCGGCATCGACCCGGGGCCGGAGCTGGCGGCACTGTACGAGGCGATCCTCCGACAGGACCCGACGGCGGCGGCACCGGTGGCGCCGGGGGCGCCGGGGCCGGGGCCGGGGGCGCCGGGGGCGGGGCCGGGGGCGCCGGGGGCGGGGCCGGGGGCGCCGGGGCCGGGGCCGGGGGCGCCGGGTCCGAGGGCGGGGGCCGCCGGGGCGGAGCCGGGGGCGCCGGGGCGGAGGGCGACCACGCCGGGGCCGGAGGCGCCGGGGCGGAGGGCGACCACGCCGGAGCCGGAGGCCGCCGCGCCGGAGCCGTGGGCGATGACGGCCGTACCGGAGTCGGAGGCAGCCGCGCCAGGGGCGGAGGCGGCCGGGGCGGAGCCGGGGGTGCCGGGGCGGAGGGCAGCCGCGCCGGGGCCGGGGCCGGGGGCAGCCGCGCCGCAGGCGGGGGCCGCAGCGGCGGGGCCGGAGGCCTCCGGGGCTGGGGCCGCAGGGGCTGCGGCGGGGGCCGGGGTGTGGGTCGGGGGTGGTTTGCCCGCGTCCGTCGGGGGGCTCGTTGGGCGGGAGGAGGACGTTGCCCGGGTGTGCGCGGCCGTTGAGGCGGGCCGACTCGTCACCCTCACCGGGCCCGGCGGCGTCGGCAAGACCCGGCTCGCGCTGGCGGCGGCGGCCCGGCTGGCGGACGCGCCCGCGTGCTCCGACGGCGTGTGGTTCGTGGAACTCGCCGGGGCGCGCGGGAGTGTGGCCGCGGTGGTCGCCGCCGCGCTCGGGGTGCGCGAAGACGCCGACGGCGCCGGCGGATCCGGGGCGCGGGGCGAGGACGCCGCCCGGGAGCGGCTGGCCGAGGCGATCGGAGCGCGCGGGCTGCTCCTCGTACTCGACAACTGCGAGCACGTCGTGGAAGCCGTCGCCACGCTGGCCGGGGAGCTGCTGCGGCGGGCTCCCGGGCTGCGGGTCCTCGCCACCAGTCAGGAGCCCCTGGCGCTCTCCGGCGAGGTGCTGGAGGCGGTCGCGCCGCTTCCCGAGGCCGAGGCCGTGCGGCTGTTCGCGGCCCGCGCGGCGGCCGCTGCGCCCGGGTTCACGCTGAGCCCCGACAACTCCGAGGCGGTGGCGCTGATCTGCCGCCGCCTCGACGGCATCCCGCTCGCCCTCGAACTGGCGGCCACCCGGGTCCGGGCGCTCGGGGTGCACACGCTGGCCGACCGGCTGCACGACCGGTTCCGGCTGCTCAACCAGGTACGCCGGGACGCGCCCGCGCGGCAGCGGACGCTGCGGGCGGTCATCGACTGGAGCTGGGAGCTGCTGAAGCCGGACGAACGGGTGGCGCTGCGGCGGCTGGCCGTGTTCTGCGGCGGCTTCACCCTGGAGTCGGCCGAGGCGGTGTGCGCGGGCGGGGAGATCGGCACGGACGAGGTGCTGGACCTGGTCACGCGGCTCGTGGACTGCTCGCTGGTGGCGACGGCGTACGGGGGAGACGGGGCGCGCCTGCGGACGCTGGAATCGGTGACCGCGTACGGGCTGGAGCGGCTCGCGGAGGCGGGCGCCGCCGAGGCGGACGCCGTGCGGCTGCGGCACGCCGAGCACTGCACCGCCCTCGCCGAGCGGGCGGCGTCCCATCTGCACGGCCCCGGCCAGCGGGAATGGCTGCGCCGGCTCGACGACGAGTCCCACAACCTGCGGGCCGCGCTGGACCACGCGGTGGCGGCCGGGGCCGGGGATCTGGCCCTGCGTCTGGTCAACGCCCTGGCCTGGTACTGGTGCCTGCGCGGCCGCATCGCCGAGGCGCGCGCGGCGCTGGACGCCGCGCTGGCGTGCGCGACGGCAACCGGAGCCTCCGGGGCGGCAGTCGCCGGCGCCCACGCCCGCCGCGCGGCCTTCGCAGCCCTGGCGGGCACCCCGGACGGGCCCGGGGAAGCGGACCTGGAATCCGCCGACGCGCGGGGCCGCTGGCTCCTGGAATTCGCCCGCCTCGGCTTCGCCGATGCCGGGGCCGGGGCCGGGGCGGGAGAGGACGCCGGGGCGCGAGAGGACGGCGAGGCGGAAGAGGGTGGCGGGGCGCGAGAGGGCGGCGAGGGCCCCACCGCCGGCGGCCCCACCGGCGGCGGCCACCCCGGCGGCGGCGACCCCGGCGAGGGCCACCCCGCCCGCGGCCACGCCTGCGCGGGCCTCGACCGGCTTGTGGCTCAGTTTCGGGGAGTCGGGGACCGGTGGGGGGAGGCGGCCGCGCTCAACGCTCTCGCGACGCGGGCGCTCTACCGGGGCGACCTCGCGGAGCTGCGGCGCAACGCCGAGGCCAGTGCCGCGCTGTTCGCGGAACTCGGTGACCGGTGGGGCCAGTTGCAGGCCTCCGAGCAGCTCGGTGTGCTCGCCGAGCTGGCCGGCGACTACCCGACCGCCGCCCGGCTGCACCGGGAGGGCGTACGCAGTGCGCAGGAACTGGAGCTCTGGACGCAGGTCTCCTTCCGGCTGGCGCGGCAGGGCCGGATCGCCCTGCTGACCGGCGACACCACCCGCGCGGCGGAACTCCACGAGCGGGCCCGGCGGCTCGCCGTGGAGCAGTCACACCGCCCCGCCGAACAGTTCGCGGAGATCGGCCTGGCGCTCGGCGCCCGCCGCGACGGCGACCTGGACGCCGCCGAGGCCCGGCTGCTGCCGTGGCTGGAGTGGAACCGGCGGCTCGGGGTCGATTCCGGGGCGGCGCTGGTCCTCGCGCAGCTCGGGTACGTCGCCGAGCTGCGCGGAGACCGCGGGCGCGCCGAGGAACGGCACCGCGAGGGCCTGGCGGCGGCCCGCCGGTCGGGCGACCCCCGCGCCCTGGCGCTGGCCTTCGAGGGCTTGGCCGGGGCCCTGCCCGCGGGCCGGGCGGCCCACGCCGCGACCCTCCTCGGCGCGGCCGCCGCCCTGCGGAAGTCCGCGGGCACGCCCCTGCCCGAGGCGGAACGCGCCGACGTGGACCGCGCGACGGCCCGCCTGCGCACCACCCTCGGCGACGCCGCTTTCACCGCCGCCTTCACCCGGGGCCGCACCCGGCCCACCGAACCCGACGCGTAG
- a CDS encoding NADP-dependent oxidoreductase, with the protein MTTTATPRTVSREIRLASRPVGAPASGNFALVTTEVPAPAEGQILVRNTWMSVDPYMRGRMDDAPSYIPPFALGAALEGSAVGEVIASRDAAVPVGSTVSHFLGWREYAVLDAAAATVVDTGIATPADYLGPLGTTGLTAYAALTRTAPVKEGDVVFVSAAAGAVGSVAGQLARQLGASRVIGSAGGPHKTRKLLDVFGYDAAIDYRQGDLPGQLAQAAPEGIDVYLDAVGGDHLQAAIGAVRQGGRIAMVGAISGYNASAPAPGPDNLFRAAAREATLRGMLVSSHFDLFPEWIGKAASWLADGTLRTEETVTEGIEHAPDAFLGVLTGANTGKMLVRLSR; encoded by the coding sequence ATGACCACCACCGCCACCCCCCGCACCGTTTCCCGCGAGATCCGCCTCGCCTCCCGCCCCGTCGGCGCCCCGGCGTCCGGGAACTTCGCGCTGGTCACCACCGAGGTCCCGGCACCGGCTGAGGGTCAGATCCTGGTGCGCAACACCTGGATGTCGGTGGACCCGTACATGCGGGGCCGGATGGACGACGCCCCCTCCTACATCCCCCCGTTCGCCCTCGGCGCCGCCCTGGAGGGCAGTGCGGTCGGCGAGGTGATCGCCTCCCGGGACGCGGCGGTGCCGGTCGGCTCGACCGTCTCGCACTTCCTCGGGTGGCGCGAGTACGCCGTCCTGGACGCGGCGGCGGCGACCGTCGTCGACACCGGGATCGCCACGCCGGCGGACTACCTGGGCCCGCTCGGCACCACGGGCCTGACCGCGTACGCCGCGCTGACGCGGACCGCGCCGGTGAAGGAGGGCGACGTGGTGTTCGTGTCGGCGGCGGCGGGCGCGGTCGGCAGCGTCGCCGGGCAGCTGGCGCGGCAGCTGGGCGCGTCCCGCGTCATCGGCTCGGCGGGCGGCCCGCACAAGACGAGGAAGCTGCTGGACGTCTTCGGCTACGACGCGGCGATCGACTACCGGCAGGGCGACCTGCCCGGCCAGCTGGCGCAGGCCGCCCCCGAGGGCATCGACGTCTACCTCGACGCCGTCGGCGGCGACCACCTCCAGGCGGCCATCGGCGCCGTCCGGCAGGGCGGGCGGATCGCGATGGTCGGCGCGATCAGCGGCTACAACGCGTCCGCACCGGCGCCGGGCCCGGACAACCTCTTCCGGGCCGCCGCCCGCGAGGCGACCCTGCGGGGAATGCTGGTCTCCAGCCACTTCGACCTGTTCCCGGAGTGGATCGGCAAGGCGGCGTCCTGGCTGGCCGACGGCACGCTGCGTACGGAGGAAACCGTCACCGAGGGCATCGAACACGCCCCCGACGCCTTCCTCGGCGTCCTGACCGGCGCCAACACCGGCAAGATGCTGGTCCGCCTCTCCCGCTGA
- a CDS encoding DoxX family protein — MSISTAATAVTVLAAAMAGFSGYSLLSRAAWVVEAMTAYRVPRSWWTWLGAAKAAGAAGLLLGLFVPVIGVVAAVALVLYFTGAVVTVIRARSYAHIPFPLLYAAPVIGALVLAS; from the coding sequence ATGTCCATCTCCACCGCCGCCACCGCCGTCACCGTTCTCGCCGCCGCCATGGCCGGCTTCTCGGGCTACTCGCTCCTCTCCCGCGCCGCCTGGGTCGTGGAGGCCATGACCGCGTACCGCGTCCCCCGCAGCTGGTGGACCTGGCTCGGCGCGGCCAAGGCCGCCGGCGCCGCGGGACTGCTGCTCGGGCTGTTCGTGCCCGTCATCGGCGTCGTCGCCGCCGTCGCCCTCGTCCTGTACTTCACGGGCGCCGTCGTCACCGTCATCCGCGCCCGCTCGTACGCCCACATCCCCTTCCCGCTGCTCTACGCGGCCCCCGTCATCGGAGCCCTCGTACTCGCCTCCTGA